The following coding sequences lie in one Nocardioides sambongensis genomic window:
- a CDS encoding GDSL-type esterase/lipase family protein, translating to MSAVLRALMLVVVSAMAAGALGSARAQGATAEAGSTGSTRIMIVGDSITHGSTGDYTWRYRLWQHLRSAGEDVDLVGPRTDLWNYLRSRPGDQRYAVRGFDRDHRARWGDSYTRLAPEIRGMVAAHQPDYLVVELGFNDLLWCCSPERTLELLRAFLDEVYAASPGVVTIVTTVPSTRLAAAPAFNDLLLASEPDLRSEHPGVIVADTAAGFRTRRHTFDGTHPNANGELVIAAGVADALAEVGVGTPAQRPLPVLPVGPSVASVLRVRAGDREAILRWRPAPGATRHFVWVRGPGGRRWTRLPHAVTGRSRTIGGLVNGRRYTFRVQAAKVRAVSPLRSLPVRVVPHR from the coding sequence ATGTCAGCCGTGCTCCGGGCTCTCATGCTCGTCGTCGTCTCCGCGATGGCAGCGGGTGCGCTCGGCAGCGCCCGGGCGCAGGGCGCCACTGCCGAGGCAGGGTCGACGGGGTCGACCCGGATCATGATCGTCGGGGACTCGATCACCCACGGCTCCACCGGTGACTACACCTGGCGCTACCGGCTGTGGCAGCACCTGAGGTCGGCGGGGGAGGACGTGGACCTGGTCGGTCCGCGCACCGACTTGTGGAACTACCTGCGGTCGCGTCCCGGCGACCAGCGCTACGCCGTCCGTGGCTTCGATCGGGACCACCGGGCGCGCTGGGGCGACTCCTACACCCGGCTCGCCCCGGAGATCCGGGGCATGGTGGCCGCCCACCAGCCCGACTACCTGGTGGTGGAGCTCGGCTTCAACGACCTGCTCTGGTGCTGCTCGCCCGAGCGCACGCTGGAGCTGCTGCGGGCGTTCCTGGACGAGGTGTACGCGGCGTCGCCGGGCGTGGTCACGATCGTGACCACCGTGCCGTCCACCCGGCTGGCCGCCGCGCCGGCCTTCAACGACCTGCTCCTGGCCTCCGAGCCCGACCTGCGCTCGGAGCACCCGGGTGTCATCGTCGCCGACACCGCCGCGGGCTTCCGCACCCGGCGGCACACGTTCGACGGCACCCATCCGAATGCGAACGGCGAGCTGGTCATCGCCGCCGGCGTGGCGGACGCGCTGGCCGAGGTCGGCGTCGGGACGCCGGCGCAGCGACCGCTGCCGGTGCTGCCGGTGGGCCCGTCGGTCGCCTCGGTGCTGCGGGTGCGCGCCGGCGACCGGGAGGCGATCCTGCGATGGCGGCCGGCGCCGGGCGCCACGCGCCACTTCGTGTGGGTGCGCGGGCCCGGCGGTCGGCGGTGGACGAGGTTGCCGCACGCCGTCACCGGCCGCAGTCGGACGATCGGCGGTCTGGTCAACGGGCGCCGCTACACCTTCCGGGTGCAGGCGGCCAAGGTCCGAGCGGTCTCGCCGCTGCGGTCGCTACCGGTGCGCGTCGTGCCGCACCGGTGA
- the rpsA gene encoding 30S ribosomal protein S1, with product MTSILSTPLGYDDDAPQVAINDIGSEADFLAAIDQTIKYFNDGDIVDGTIVKVDRDEVLLDIGYKTEGVIPSRELSIKHDVDPSEVVEVGDKVEALVLQKEDKEGRLILSKKRAQYERAWGTIEEVKEADGVVEGNVIEVVKGGLILDIGLRGFLPASLVEMRRVRDLQPYVGQTLEAKIIELDKNRNNVVLSRRAWLEQTQSEVRHGFLTQLQKGQIRKGVVSSIVNFGAFVDLGGVDGLVHVSELSWKHIDHPSEVVTVGDEVTVEVLDVDMDRERVSLSLKATQEDPWQHFARTHQIGQIVPGKVTKLVPFGSFVRVEEGIEGLVHISELAERHVEIPEQVVQVNDDVMVKIIDIDLERRRISLSLKQANETAVATDVEEFDPTLYGMPATYDDQGNYVYPDGFDPETGEWLEGFEEQRATWEDQYAKAHARWEAHVKQQAEAQKAEIEAGEASSYSSGAAERTEETGGSLASDEALQALREKLTGGN from the coding sequence ATGACGAGCATTCTCTCGACTCCCCTCGGCTACGACGACGACGCGCCGCAGGTCGCCATCAACGACATCGGTTCCGAGGCTGACTTCCTGGCCGCGATCGACCAGACCATCAAGTACTTCAACGACGGCGACATCGTCGACGGCACCATCGTGAAGGTCGACCGTGACGAGGTCCTCCTCGACATCGGCTACAAGACCGAGGGCGTCATCCCCTCGCGCGAGCTGTCCATCAAGCACGACGTCGACCCCTCCGAGGTCGTCGAGGTCGGCGACAAGGTCGAGGCCCTCGTCCTCCAGAAGGAGGACAAGGAAGGCCGTCTGATCCTGTCCAAGAAGCGCGCCCAGTACGAGCGCGCCTGGGGCACGATCGAGGAGGTCAAGGAGGCCGACGGCGTCGTCGAGGGCAACGTCATCGAGGTCGTCAAGGGCGGCCTGATCCTCGACATCGGCCTGCGCGGCTTCCTGCCCGCGTCGCTGGTGGAGATGCGCCGGGTGCGCGACCTCCAGCCCTACGTGGGTCAGACCCTCGAGGCGAAGATCATCGAGCTGGACAAGAACCGCAACAACGTGGTCCTGTCCCGCCGCGCCTGGCTCGAGCAGACGCAGTCCGAGGTCCGCCACGGCTTCCTCACCCAGCTGCAGAAGGGCCAGATCCGCAAGGGTGTCGTGTCCTCGATCGTCAACTTCGGTGCGTTCGTCGACCTGGGTGGCGTGGACGGCCTGGTGCACGTCTCCGAGCTCTCCTGGAAGCACATCGACCACCCGTCCGAGGTCGTCACCGTGGGCGACGAGGTCACCGTCGAGGTCCTCGACGTCGACATGGACCGCGAGCGTGTCTCCCTGTCGCTGAAGGCGACCCAGGAGGACCCGTGGCAGCACTTCGCCCGCACCCACCAGATCGGTCAGATCGTGCCGGGCAAGGTCACCAAGCTGGTGCCGTTCGGTTCCTTCGTCCGCGTCGAGGAGGGCATCGAGGGCCTGGTGCACATCTCCGAGCTGGCCGAGCGCCACGTGGAGATCCCGGAGCAGGTCGTCCAGGTCAACGACGACGTCATGGTCAAGATCATCGACATCGACCTCGAGCGTCGCCGGATCTCGCTCTCGCTGAAGCAGGCGAACGAGACCGCCGTCGCCACCGACGTCGAGGAGTTCGACCCGACCCTCTACGGCATGCCGGCCACCTACGACGACCAGGGCAACTACGTCTACCCCGACGGCTTCGACCCGGAGACCGGCGAGTGGCTCGAGGGCTTCGAGGAGCAGCGCGCCACCTGGGAGGACCAGTACGCCAAGGCGCACGCCCGCTGGGAGGCGCACGTCAAGCAGCAGGCCGAGGCCCAGAAGGCCGAGATCGAGGCCGGCGAGGCGTCGTCGTACTCGTCCGGCGCGGCCGAGCGCACCGAGGAGACCGGCGGCTCGCTGGCCTCCGACGAGGCGCTGCAGGCGCTGCGGGAGAAGCTGACCGGCGGCAACTGA
- a CDS encoding transglutaminase-like domain-containing protein, protein MLVLPFTLGYLGGAAGTWLALRSRRAATPVVPLFLVLVLCVLFGTEDTAAVLLKSLFFVAVALWWIAIRAGENPAVDHAHRGAVARATVSAAVVGSVVVLATVAVGDVADRLVLRGMLGTGYDVGRLDNPLTDFGQFRDDDADKSMALKPLLTLRGLPRRVPIRFLVLDTYDGVEWSPGNDTVLGTREDRFQQLGERVGTSAVGREIAVRVDLRKLWNSDWLPLAGYLTSLDFDGPDARSPLADVRYNPATGSAAVAGELGRADDYRFTAVVPPTRLPRDAEPFAHPGDLQPEGEFLDDYLEPWRREPVTPIERVLLLAEYLKVTGYYSDGAAIGETEVPRGHSKEALAAFAFAPVGNDEQYAAFLALAANRLGVPARVVVGAYQGERRQVRAADVEAWVEVQIADGTWRVVPAHAFIGTQDPALAAQTPEEFLERKKKEREREEPEPEQEADRAADGDGDLGWVPAAGAGAALLLVAAVPLTKWLRRRRRRSRAGVAAVVGGWRELVDSARDLGYDVPVAAPRPDQARAWAGAEPAAVALAERTDALTFGPLAPDRAVTDDYWDRVRRERRLLAADRSALRRLRARWSLASLRGRGDRARRAGRPDRLRR, encoded by the coding sequence GTGCTGGTGCTGCCCTTCACGCTGGGCTACCTCGGCGGCGCGGCCGGCACCTGGCTCGCGCTGCGCTCCCGACGCGCGGCCACGCCGGTGGTGCCGCTCTTCCTGGTCCTCGTGCTCTGTGTGCTGTTCGGCACCGAGGACACCGCCGCGGTGCTGCTGAAGTCCCTGTTCTTCGTCGCCGTCGCGCTGTGGTGGATCGCGATCCGGGCGGGGGAGAACCCGGCCGTCGACCACGCCCACCGCGGTGCCGTGGCGCGTGCCACGGTGAGCGCGGCGGTGGTCGGCTCGGTGGTGGTGCTGGCCACGGTCGCGGTCGGCGACGTGGCCGACCGCCTGGTACTGCGCGGCATGCTCGGCACGGGGTACGACGTCGGCCGGCTGGACAACCCGTTGACGGACTTCGGCCAGTTCCGCGACGACGACGCCGACAAGAGCATGGCGCTGAAGCCGCTGCTGACCCTGCGCGGGCTGCCGCGCCGGGTGCCGATCCGGTTCCTGGTGCTCGACACCTACGACGGCGTCGAGTGGAGCCCGGGCAACGACACCGTGCTCGGCACCCGCGAAGACCGCTTCCAGCAGCTGGGGGAGCGGGTCGGGACCTCGGCGGTGGGGCGGGAGATCGCGGTCCGGGTGGACCTGCGCAAGCTGTGGAACAGCGACTGGCTCCCGCTCGCCGGCTACCTCACGTCGCTGGACTTCGACGGTCCCGACGCCCGGTCCCCGCTGGCCGACGTGCGCTACAACCCGGCGACCGGGTCGGCCGCGGTGGCCGGCGAGCTGGGGCGCGCCGACGACTACCGGTTCACCGCGGTGGTGCCGCCGACCCGGCTGCCGCGGGACGCGGAGCCGTTCGCCCACCCGGGCGACCTGCAGCCGGAGGGTGAGTTCCTCGACGACTACCTCGAGCCGTGGCGGCGCGAGCCGGTCACCCCGATCGAACGGGTGCTGCTGCTCGCCGAGTACCTCAAGGTCACCGGCTACTACAGCGACGGAGCCGCGATCGGGGAGACCGAGGTGCCCCGCGGCCACTCCAAGGAGGCGCTGGCCGCGTTCGCGTTCGCCCCGGTCGGCAACGACGAGCAGTACGCCGCCTTCCTCGCCCTCGCGGCGAACCGGCTCGGTGTGCCCGCGCGGGTGGTGGTCGGCGCCTACCAGGGTGAGCGCCGCCAGGTGCGGGCCGCCGACGTCGAGGCCTGGGTGGAGGTGCAGATCGCGGACGGCACGTGGCGGGTCGTCCCGGCCCACGCGTTCATCGGCACCCAGGACCCCGCCCTCGCCGCACAGACCCCCGAGGAGTTCCTGGAGCGCAAGAAGAAGGAGCGCGAGCGCGAGGAGCCCGAGCCGGAGCAGGAGGCGGACCGGGCGGCCGACGGGGACGGCGATCTCGGCTGGGTACCCGCCGCCGGGGCCGGCGCCGCTCTGCTGCTGGTGGCGGCCGTCCCGCTGACGAAGTGGCTGCGGCGGCGCCGGCGTCGGTCCCGCGCGGGGGTGGCCGCCGTGGTCGGCGGGTGGCGCGAGCTGGTCGACTCCGCCCGCGACCTGGGCTACGACGTACCGGTCGCGGCGCCTCGGCCCGACCAGGCCCGGGCGTGGGCGGGCGCCGAACCGGCCGCGGTCGCGCTGGCCGAGCGCACCGACGCGCTGACCTTCGGGCCGCTCGCCCCCGACCGTGCGGTGACCGACGACTACTGGGACCGGGTGCGCCGGGAGCGCCGCCTGCTCGCCGCCGACCGCTCGGCGCTGCGTCGGCTGCGGGCGCGCTGGAGCCTGGCCTCGCTGCGCGGGCGCGGCGACCGTGCCCGCCGGGCCGGGAGGCCGGACCGGCTCAGGAGGTGA
- a CDS encoding PQQ-dependent sugar dehydrogenase produces the protein MRRTACSLLVLVTALAIVVVAPSSPAGAASRPALHLSPARPLLAEPVRVATRLPGRGVRPVVLQRARGHRWVRLARSRTDRAGRVRITIRATAPTTRLRVLAPRHRSGGRTHRQVVSAVRTLRARPGALTFSSALDGDRVDVTVTSTNVLAGRPVRYQAADADGRWRTLGSGRIRGTGTTRLDDVAPAADVRDHTLRVVAPRFKGAPAVVSPTRGPATAEVTATVDGQQVRITATARGNVDAVRFYGDGELLAVDRTAPWETTWTPTIGEHDVTARVVGQLQSTLVPGVAVETTGTAIGIDSGVAEGFVLEPVQSGLDLPTSAATLPTGAVLVTEKAGTVQVVEPTGESGWSLPREVLDLTDVVYDGGDAGLIGIAADPEFAVNGHVYLSYVRDETVAGDRRSQQVTRYTWDGDRLVPGSGTVVLGSATGEDCAPEAAIRTPDCLPMIGAAHTVGDLHFDEQGNLLVGVGDGALELTGGGLRGREATLRAQDPDVLAGKVLRVDPTTGNGVPGNPLYRGDGTDNASRVVALGLRNPFRFSVHDDLLIIGDVGEAAVEEIDVVDLAASLDRPENFGWPCREGDAPTDVGDVADPDDPWHVCAAVREDGAAAGPAYSYPHRDTGGSVSAGTFLDSAAYPSSMRGRYVFGDYAQNFIRTADVDHHGTVTAVAPFADASAAGGPVKFFTGPDDLVWSVSIATGSLVRLRWTGEDSGDQCEVGTFRRTFHDLDGPDSVFDREFPDDEWRWLYPYAAAQLPAERLGDTACTTGISLSTDGSPWLAEGESDQRDHPGDRFGTAWRGSITVSPGTYRFQVVGSEWMRLWVDDQLLHDFYASEFWEPSVRTAEIVLGRGQHVVRAEHVHGDETLAAADVGWERVGEPPTVELTAPANGVVTSDGRVAWQVALSDPDGEDPAQLAAGVVLEVDFLHFTGGSDGTFHSHPSRRISGELSGTLEVDDAHAPGNGIVRLRAVATDASGARGVSAPVYVCFPDGDVGPCWP, from the coding sequence GTGCGTCGTACCGCTTGCTCCCTCCTCGTCCTCGTCACCGCCCTCGCGATCGTCGTGGTCGCGCCCTCGTCGCCGGCGGGTGCCGCATCCCGCCCTGCCCTGCACCTCTCACCGGCCCGGCCGCTGCTGGCCGAACCGGTGCGGGTCGCCACGCGGCTGCCCGGACGCGGGGTGAGACCCGTCGTCCTGCAGCGGGCCCGGGGTCACCGCTGGGTGCGCCTGGCCCGCTCCAGGACCGACCGGGCCGGACGTGTCCGGATCACCATCCGCGCGACCGCGCCGACCACCCGGCTGCGGGTCCTCGCGCCGCGGCACCGCAGCGGCGGCCGCACCCACCGCCAGGTGGTCTCCGCGGTGCGCACGCTGCGGGCCCGACCGGGGGCGCTGACCTTCTCCAGCGCGCTGGACGGCGACCGGGTCGACGTGACGGTGACGTCGACGAACGTGCTGGCCGGCAGACCGGTGCGCTACCAGGCCGCCGACGCCGACGGCCGGTGGCGGACGCTCGGCAGCGGCCGCATCCGGGGCACCGGCACCACCCGCCTGGACGACGTCGCCCCCGCGGCCGACGTGCGCGACCACACCCTGCGGGTCGTGGCACCACGATTCAAGGGTGCGCCCGCGGTCGTGTCGCCGACCCGAGGACCGGCGACGGCCGAGGTCACGGCGACCGTGGACGGACAACAGGTCCGGATCACCGCGACCGCGCGGGGCAACGTCGACGCGGTGCGGTTCTACGGGGACGGCGAGCTCCTCGCCGTGGACCGGACCGCCCCTTGGGAGACCACCTGGACCCCCACCATCGGCGAGCACGACGTGACCGCCCGCGTCGTCGGCCAGCTGCAGAGCACCCTGGTGCCCGGTGTCGCGGTCGAGACCACCGGCACCGCGATCGGCATCGACTCCGGTGTCGCCGAGGGATTCGTGCTGGAGCCCGTGCAGAGCGGCCTCGACCTGCCCACCAGTGCCGCGACGCTGCCGACGGGCGCCGTGCTGGTCACCGAGAAGGCGGGCACGGTGCAGGTCGTGGAGCCGACGGGCGAGTCGGGCTGGTCGTTGCCGCGTGAGGTCCTCGACCTGACCGACGTGGTCTACGACGGCGGGGACGCCGGTCTGATCGGGATCGCCGCGGACCCCGAGTTCGCCGTCAACGGCCACGTCTACCTCAGCTATGTGCGTGACGAGACCGTCGCCGGAGACCGGCGCAGCCAGCAGGTCACCCGGTACACCTGGGACGGGGACCGGCTGGTGCCCGGCTCGGGCACGGTGGTGCTGGGATCGGCGACCGGGGAGGACTGCGCGCCTGAGGCGGCGATCCGCACGCCCGACTGCCTGCCGATGATCGGTGCGGCGCACACGGTCGGCGACCTGCACTTCGACGAGCAGGGCAATCTGCTGGTCGGGGTGGGCGATGGCGCGCTCGAGCTCACCGGCGGGGGCCTGCGCGGCCGGGAGGCGACGCTGCGGGCGCAGGACCCCGACGTCCTGGCCGGCAAGGTGCTGCGGGTCGATCCCACGACGGGAAACGGCGTGCCCGGCAACCCGCTGTACCGGGGCGACGGGACGGACAACGCCTCGCGGGTGGTCGCACTCGGCCTCCGCAACCCGTTCCGGTTCTCCGTCCACGACGACCTGCTGATCATCGGTGACGTCGGCGAAGCCGCGGTGGAGGAGATCGACGTCGTCGACCTGGCCGCGTCCCTCGACCGGCCGGAGAACTTCGGCTGGCCCTGCCGGGAGGGCGACGCACCCACCGACGTCGGCGACGTGGCGGACCCGGACGACCCGTGGCACGTGTGCGCGGCGGTTCGCGAGGACGGCGCGGCCGCCGGTCCGGCGTACTCCTATCCGCATCGCGACACCGGTGGCTCCGTCTCCGCCGGCACCTTCCTCGACTCCGCGGCCTACCCGTCCTCGATGCGGGGCCGCTACGTGTTCGGCGACTACGCGCAGAACTTCATCCGGACCGCCGACGTCGACCACCACGGGACCGTCACGGCGGTCGCCCCGTTCGCCGACGCCAGCGCCGCCGGCGGGCCGGTGAAGTTCTTCACCGGGCCGGACGACCTGGTCTGGTCGGTCTCCATCGCGACGGGCTCGCTGGTCCGGCTGCGCTGGACGGGGGAGGACTCCGGCGACCAGTGCGAGGTCGGGACGTTCCGCAGGACCTTCCACGACCTCGACGGACCCGACTCCGTCTTCGACCGGGAGTTCCCCGACGACGAGTGGAGGTGGCTCTACCCCTACGCCGCCGCCCAGCTCCCCGCCGAGCGGCTCGGCGACACCGCCTGCACCACCGGGATCAGCCTGTCCACCGACGGCTCGCCCTGGCTGGCGGAGGGGGAGAGCGACCAGCGGGACCACCCGGGTGACCGGTTCGGCACCGCGTGGCGGGGGAGCATCACCGTCTCCCCGGGCACGTACCGGTTCCAGGTCGTGGGCAGCGAGTGGATGCGCCTGTGGGTCGACGACCAGCTGCTGCACGACTTCTATGCGAGCGAGTTCTGGGAGCCGTCGGTCCGGACCGCTGAGATCGTGTTGGGACGGGGCCAGCACGTGGTGCGCGCGGAGCACGTCCACGGCGATGAGACCCTCGCCGCCGCCGACGTCGGTTGGGAGCGGGTCGGCGAGCCGCCGACCGTCGAGCTGACCGCGCCGGCCAACGGTGTGGTGACCTCCGACGGACGGGTGGCCTGGCAGGTCGCGCTCAGCGATCCCGACGGGGAGGACCCGGCCCAGCTGGCGGCCGGCGTCGTGCTGGAGGTGGACTTCCTGCACTTCACCGGCGGCTCCGACGGCACCTTCCACTCCCACCCGTCGCGGCGGATCTCCGGAGAGCTCTCCGGGACGCTGGAGGTCGACGACGCGCACGCGCCCGGCAACGGCATCGTCCGGCTGCGGGCGGTGGCCACCGACGCGAGCGGGGCCCGCGGGGTGAGTGCCCCGGTCTACGTCTGCTTCCCCGACGGCGACGTCGGACCCTGCTGGCCCTGA
- a CDS encoding class I SAM-dependent methyltransferase: protein MAASPVTAHRRDTSELESRRANGADWDRYADEYQATHGPYLGDLGFLWGPEGLTEDEAKVLGEVAGKDVLEVGSGAGQCSRWVRARGGRAIGLDLSHRQLQHSRRIDEASGVVVPSVLGTATHLPFADDSFDAVFSSFGALQFVADISAAVAETARVLRPGGRYAFSITHPTRWMFPDDPGEEGLTASQSYWDRTPYVEVDDETGATSYVEHHRTLGDWVGLLASAGFRLTTLLEPQWPEGNDRLWGGWSRTRGLLTPGTAIFGCDLTS, encoded by the coding sequence GTGGCCGCATCCCCCGTGACGGCTCACCGCCGAGACACCTCCGAGCTGGAGTCCCGGCGCGCGAACGGCGCCGACTGGGACCGCTACGCCGACGAGTACCAGGCCACCCACGGCCCCTACCTCGGCGACCTCGGCTTCCTCTGGGGACCGGAGGGGCTGACCGAGGACGAGGCGAAGGTGCTCGGCGAGGTCGCCGGCAAGGACGTCCTCGAGGTGGGCTCCGGCGCGGGTCAGTGCTCGCGCTGGGTGCGCGCCCGGGGCGGACGGGCGATCGGCCTGGACCTCTCCCACCGGCAGCTGCAGCACTCCCGGCGCATCGACGAGGCCAGCGGGGTCGTCGTACCGAGTGTGCTGGGGACGGCGACGCACCTGCCGTTCGCGGACGACTCCTTCGACGCGGTCTTCTCCTCCTTCGGGGCGCTCCAGTTCGTCGCCGACATCTCCGCGGCGGTGGCCGAGACGGCACGGGTGCTGCGCCCCGGTGGTCGCTACGCCTTCTCGATCACGCACCCGACGCGTTGGATGTTCCCCGACGATCCCGGCGAGGAGGGGCTGACCGCGAGCCAGTCCTACTGGGACCGCACGCCCTACGTCGAGGTGGACGACGAGACGGGTGCGACCAGCTATGTCGAGCACCACCGGACGCTGGGCGACTGGGTCGGCCTGCTCGCCTCGGCCGGGTTCCGGCTGACCACGCTGCTCGAGCCGCAGTGGCCCGAGGGGAACGACCGGCTCTGGGGAGGCTGGTCGCGCACCCGCGGCCTGCTCACCCCCGGCACCGCGATCTTCGGGTGCGACCTCACCTCCTGA
- a CDS encoding helix-turn-helix domain-containing protein, producing the protein MLSNVAVLAFEGVAPFELGVLCESFGLDRSEHGVPKLDFAVCAHTRAPIRTSMGFSIQVDADLGRAAEADLIAVPAMPRGGTPPDEVVTVLQDAHERGARILSVCSGAFTLGSAGLLDGRECTTHWMYTAELQERFPLARVVPEVLYVDAGQVVTSAGTAAGLDACLHIWRQEHGAAVASMIARRAVVPPHRDGGQAQFIARPVTDCDAETLRPVLTWVLENLAENHSVDSLAQRAHMSARTFARRFRDETGTTPHTWVTQQRIAAAEELLERTNQPVERIAASVGFANPATLRHHFTRVRGVSPQAYRRQFAC; encoded by the coding sequence ATGCTGAGCAACGTGGCAGTCCTGGCGTTCGAGGGCGTCGCGCCGTTCGAGCTCGGAGTGCTCTGCGAGTCGTTCGGGCTGGACCGGTCCGAGCACGGCGTGCCCAAGCTCGACTTCGCGGTCTGCGCGCACACCCGCGCGCCGATCCGCACGTCCATGGGCTTCTCCATCCAGGTCGACGCCGACCTCGGTCGCGCGGCCGAGGCCGACCTGATCGCGGTCCCGGCGATGCCCCGTGGCGGCACCCCGCCGGACGAGGTGGTCACCGTCCTCCAAGACGCCCACGAGCGTGGAGCACGGATCCTCTCCGTCTGCAGCGGGGCGTTCACCCTCGGGTCGGCCGGCCTGCTCGACGGACGCGAGTGCACCACACACTGGATGTACACCGCCGAGCTGCAGGAGCGGTTCCCGCTGGCCCGGGTGGTGCCCGAGGTCCTGTACGTCGACGCCGGCCAGGTGGTGACCAGCGCCGGCACCGCCGCCGGGCTGGACGCCTGCCTGCACATCTGGCGCCAGGAGCACGGCGCGGCGGTGGCGAGCATGATCGCGCGCCGTGCGGTCGTCCCGCCGCACCGCGACGGCGGCCAGGCGCAGTTCATCGCACGACCGGTGACCGACTGCGACGCCGAGACGCTGCGTCCGGTGCTCACCTGGGTGCTGGAGAACCTCGCGGAGAACCACAGCGTCGACTCGCTCGCCCAGCGTGCGCACATGTCGGCCCGCACCTTCGCCCGGCGCTTCCGCGACGAGACCGGCACCACCCCGCACACCTGGGTCACCCAGCAGCGGATCGCCGCCGCCGAGGAGCTGCTGGAGCGGACCAACCAGCCGGTGGAGCGGATCGCCGCGAGCGTGGGGTTCGCGAACCCGGCCACGCTGCGGCACCACTTCACCCGGGTGCGCGGGGTCAGCCCGCAGGCCTACCGCCGCCAGTTCGCCTGCTGA
- a CDS encoding AAA family ATPase, with the protein MAETPVVGAPPETLDDARAAEFRSVFEELAGNIERAVLGKGRVVRLALTCLVSGGHLLLEDVPGTGKTMLARALAASLSSSHARVQFTPDLLPTDVTGVTVYDQHRGSFDFHPGPIFHHLVLADEINRASPKTQSALLEVMEEGQVTVDGVTHAVPQPFMVIATQNPIEQAGTYRLPEAQLDRFLMKTSLGYPDAASTEALLLDSRVRDRAAALGPVADAATVTALRDLSDRVYVDRSIAAYIRRLAEASREIDEVKLGLSARGALAYVRVAKTWAVAHGRTHVVPADIVDLAQPVLGHRLLLSAEASFNQVTVERVVEELMASVPPPESRA; encoded by the coding sequence ATGGCCGAGACCCCCGTGGTCGGTGCGCCGCCCGAGACGCTGGACGACGCCCGGGCCGCTGAGTTCCGCTCCGTCTTCGAGGAGCTGGCCGGCAACATCGAGCGCGCTGTGCTGGGCAAGGGCCGGGTCGTCCGACTCGCCCTGACCTGCCTCGTCTCCGGCGGGCACCTGCTGCTCGAGGACGTCCCGGGCACGGGCAAGACGATGCTGGCCCGGGCGCTGGCAGCCTCGCTGTCGAGCAGCCATGCCCGCGTGCAGTTCACCCCGGACCTGCTGCCCACCGACGTCACCGGTGTGACCGTCTACGACCAGCACCGGGGCAGCTTCGACTTCCACCCCGGCCCGATCTTCCACCACCTGGTGCTGGCCGACGAGATCAACCGTGCCTCGCCCAAGACCCAGTCCGCGCTGCTCGAGGTGATGGAGGAGGGACAGGTCACCGTCGACGGCGTCACCCATGCGGTGCCCCAGCCGTTCATGGTGATCGCCACCCAGAACCCGATCGAGCAGGCGGGCACCTACCGGCTCCCCGAGGCGCAGCTGGACCGGTTCTTGATGAAGACGTCGCTCGGCTATCCCGACGCCGCCTCGACCGAGGCGCTGCTCCTCGACTCCCGGGTGCGCGACCGTGCCGCGGCGCTCGGCCCGGTCGCCGACGCCGCGACGGTGACCGCGCTGCGCGACCTCAGCGACCGGGTGTACGTCGACCGCTCGATCGCCGCCTACATCCGCCGGCTCGCCGAGGCCTCCCGCGAGATCGACGAGGTCAAGCTGGGGCTCTCGGCCCGCGGCGCTCTGGCCTACGTACGGGTGGCCAAGACCTGGGCGGTGGCGCACGGCCGCACCCACGTGGTCCCGGCCGACATCGTCGACCTGGCCCAGCCGGTGCTCGGCCACCGGCTGCTGCTCAGCGCGGAGGCGTCGTTCAACCAGGTCACCGTCGAGCGGGTGGTCGAGGAGCTGATGGCCTCCGTGCCTCCACCGGAATCACGGGCCTGA